A region of the Pseudomonas asiatica genome:
ACGCGCTGGGGCGCTTCTGGGCGGACCCTTACGCGTTTACACCGCCCAATGGCGAGCCGGTCGAGGCGTTCGCCGAGCGTGTGCTGGCGGCTGTCGAGCGCCTGAGCCATCAGCATGCTGGCAAGCGTGTGCTGCTGGTCACCCATGGCGGCGTGATACGGCTGCTGCTGGCCCGTGCCCGTGGTTTGCCGAGGGCGCAGTTGCTGCAGGTCGAAGTCGGCCACGCTGCGCTGATGCGATTGGTGCCGGGTGACGACGGCCAGTTGGTCGAGGGGCGCTGAAATGTTGCCGTTGTGGATTGCCTTGCAGTTTCTCAGCAGCCTGCCGGTGAGTCTGCCGGGCATGCCGGCGCCGCGCGAGGTGGGGCGCTCGCTGCTCTGCTACCCGCTGGTCGGGTTGCTGTTCGGCCTGTTGCTGTGGCTGGCCAGCCACTTGCTGGAGGGTACACCGGCGCCGTTGCACGCGGCCCTGCTGCTGACGTTGTGGGTGTTGCTCAGTGGCGCCTTGCATCTGGATGGCCTGGCGGACAGCGCCGACGCTTGGCTGGGTGGTTTCGGTGACCGCGAACGCACCCTGCTGATCATGAAAGACCCGCGTAGCGGGCCGATTGCCGTGGTCACCCTGGTGCTGGTGCTGTTGTTGAAGTTCTGCGCGTTGTGGGTGCTGGTCGAGCAGGGCATTGGCGTGCAGTTGCTACTGGCACCGTTGATCGGGCGGGCGGCGATGCTCGGATTGT
Encoded here:
- a CDS encoding adenosylcobinamide-GDP ribazoletransferase, with product MLPLWIALQFLSSLPVSLPGMPAPREVGRSLLCYPLVGLLFGLLLWLASHLLEGTPAPLHAALLLTLWVLLSGALHLDGLADSADAWLGGFGDRERTLLIMKDPRSGPIAVVTLVLVLLLKFCALWVLVEQGIGVQLLLAPLIGRAAMLGLFLSTPYVRQGGLGQALAEHLPRHAAGWVLLGCVLFCVVLGGWVVVLALAVFAWLRQLMCRRLGGTTGDTAGAMLELLELAVVLGLALGL